From Sandaracinaceae bacterium:
GCGGGCGCGCGGTGGAGGCGGTGCTCGACCGGCTGCGTCGACGCGAGATCGACATCCTCGTCGGCACGCAGATGGTCACCAAGGGCCACGACGTGCCGGGCGTGACCCTGGTCGGGGTCGTGCTCGCCGATCAGTCCCTGGCCTTCCCCGACTTCCGCGCCGCCGAGCGCACCTTTCAGCTGCTCAGCCAGGTGGCGGGGCGGGCCGGCCGCGGCGAGAAGCCGGGCAAGGTCGTGCTCCAGGCCTTCCAGCCCGAGCACGCGGCCATCGTGCAGGCCCAGCGACACGACTACGAGGCGTTCTTCCGGACGGAGCTCGAGGCGCGGCGGGAGCTCGGCTACGCGCCGTTCGGGCGCATGGTGGCGGTGAAGGTCGACGCGACCGACGAGACCCGGGCCCGCGAGGCGGCGGATCGGCTCGCGGAGCACGCGGCCCGTCACCCCGCGGTGCGAGATCGGCGCGTGATGGTGCTCGGCCCCGCTCCGGCGCCGATCGCGCGCATCCGCAACCGCTTCCGCTTCCGCCTCATGCTGCGCGCCGCCGATCGCCGGGCCCTCCGCGCCGTGGCCCGCGCGCTCGCCGATCGCATCGACGAGGGGCTCGCCAGCGCCCGCGCCTTCGTCGACGTCGACCCCGTCTCGATGCTCTGAGTCGCCTGTACCTGCCAGTGGACAGGCCCCCGTGCGGGAACGCCGGGCGCTCCGTTTTCGCCTGAATTCCGCGCTTTTCGCGCCAGGCCGGGGCGCTGGAACGGTGGTTGCTCCAGTGGGGGCTCGATGAGACCCACGCGCATCCTCTCGCCCCTCCTGCTGTTGTCTCTCGTCGCCTTCGTCGGGACCGCGCGCGCCACGGTGATGGTCGAGGTGCCGCTCGACGCAATGGTGCGAGACGCTGACGCGATCGTGGTCGCGACCGTGCGGCGGAGCGAGGCGCGGCTCGTGCTCGACCCCCGCCGTGGCGCCGAGCCGCACACCTTCACCGAGCTCGCGGTGTCCGAGTGGATCGTCGGCGCGGGCGCGGGGCGAGTGGTCGTCGAGGAGATCGGCGGAGACCTGCAGGGGGAGACGCTCCACGTCGCGGGCACGCCTCGCTACGCGCCGGGTGAGGAGGTGATCGTGTTTCTCGAGCGTCGTCAGGGCGGCTCGCTCCGCACGCTCGCGATGTCCCAGGGGAAGCTCTCGATCCGGCGCGGCGTCGCGGGCTCTCCCGACAGCGTGCGCCGCGATCTGCGCGAGATCGCCTTCGCGCGCTGGGCGGGGGCGGGCGGCATGCAGGTCGGGCACGCGCACGACGCGGCCGTCGAGCTCGACGTGTTCCTCCGCACCGTGCGTCGCCTGGCGCGAGACAGCCGCGTGAGCCGACCCAGCCCGAGCGCCACCTCCGGGGTGACGCGATGAGGCGGACCCACCTCGCGTGGCTCGTCCTGCTCGTCACGTCTCCCGCGCACGCGTGGGCGCCGCTGACCTCGTCGCGCCCCACCTGGGACGACGCGCACGTCGCCTGGTCGCTGCACGACCGCGGCTCGGACGACCTCGACTTCGCCACCGTGCAGACGGATGTGCGCCGCGGCATGGAGGACTGGACCCGGGTGAGCTGCACCGGCTTCTCGACCACCTACGAGGGCACGACGTCCACCGCCCCGCGCGGAGGCGACGGCCAGTTCATCGTGGGCTGGGTCGAGTCGGGCTGGAGCCACAGCTCGAGCGCCATCGGGGTCACGGGGACGCGCTTCACCTCGAGCCGCCTCGTCGAGGCCGACATGGAGATGAACGGAGTGCACTTCACCTGGACCACCGACCCGGGGAGCGGCAGCCGCGTGAACCTCTACTCCATCGCGCTGCACGAGGGCGGGCACTTCTTCGGGCTCGGCCACTCCTCCGACCGGGGCGCGGCGATGTACTTCGCCTACTCCGGCGGCGTCTCCACCCTGGGCGCCGACGACGAAGCGGGGATCTGCGCGCTCTACCCCGGGAGCGGCGGCGGGGCGACCGACTGCGCGACGACCGGCTGCCCGAGCGGCGAGCGCTGCGTCGACGGGAGCTGCACGCCCGACACGCCGCCCGCGCCCGGCGGCGACGCGGTGTGCGCGCCGTGTCTCGAGAACGCGGACTGCGGCGGGAGCGGCGACTACTGCCTCGGCTACCCCGACGGCAACGGCTACTGCGGCGCGGCGTGCGCCTCGGCCGCGGACTGCGGGGGCGGTGAGCGGTGCTCGACCCTGAGCAACGGCGCGCGGCAGTGCGTGCGGTTCGTCGATGGAGGGGCCAGCTGCGGAGGCGCCGCGCCGCCCCCCGCGCCCGAGTGCGCGGTCGACGCCGACTGCGGCGCGGGTGAGCGCTGCGCCGCGGGGAGCTGCGTGCCCTCGGGCGCGGGCCTCGGCGATCCCTGCGCCCGCCACGACGACTGCGGCGCCGGCGCGTGCCTCGCCGGGGTCTGCACGCAGAGCTGTGACTGGCCGGGCGGCGCGTGCCCCGACGGCTTCTACTGCGACGGCGGCGCGACCGGCGCGTGTGGCCCCGGCGCGTGTCTGCCCGGCCGGGCGGGCCCGGGCGCGGACGGCGATCCCTGCGGCGCGCACACCGACTGCGGCTCGCTGCACTGCTTCGCCGGGCGCTGCGGGACGGCCTGCGACCCCAGCACGGTCGGGGCGTGTCCGGGCGGCGGCATCTGCCAGGTCGGCGAGCTGGCCTGCCGCGGCGCGTGCGGGGTCACGGGCAGCCTCGGCGATCCCTGCGCGGGGAACCCGGACTGCGCGAGCGGCCTCTGCGCCAGCCGCGACGGCGACGGATTCTGCACCGAGATCTGCGATCCCAGCTCTCCGTGCGGGCCCGGCTTCCGCTGCGTGGCGGATGGCGCGGTCAGCGTCTGCGTGCCGGACGGAGGCGCGCTCGGCCAGCGCTGCGGTGGGAACGGCGACTGCGCCTCGGGCATCTGCGCCGTCGAGGAGACGCGCACCTACTGCACCCGCATCTGCGACCCGAGCTCGCCCTGCCCGAGCGCCATGCGCTGCGTGCCGAGCGGGACCCCGGGGATCTCGGTCTGTCAGCCGGGCGGCGAGCAAGCCGAGGGCGAGCGGCGCGGCCTGGTCGGGAGCTGCTCGATCTCGGGCGGATCGGACGGCGGGGGGCCGCTCGGAGCGCTCCTCGTGCTCCTCTGGCTCACGTGGCGCGCCGGCCGGACCCGTCGGCTGTCACCTCCGGGGTGACGCCTGGGCCGCCCGACCGCAGAAGGCGACTGGCACGGCCTTTGTTTGTTTCGCGTAGATTGAGAGGATGCTCGGCATGCGTCGCCTCGCCCCCCTGTTGTTCGTACTGACCCTGCTCTCGGCCTGCGAAGGCCGGCTGACCGTCGAAGGTCCCGCCGACCCCGACGCGTCCTCCGTGCCGCAGATCATGCTCGACGGCTCGACGCCGCCGCCGCCTCCCGCGGGCGACGCCAGCGTCCCGGCCCCCGACGCGGGCCCGCCTCCGGCCCCCGGCTGCACGCTCCCGCCCGAAGGGGAGTGCTCGGGGGACACCGCGCGCTGGTGCGAGGGCGACGCGGTGCGCGAGGAGGACTGCACGGGGCGCGTCTGCGCGCTCGACGCGGGGCTCGGTCGGCACGCCTGCGAGGACCCGGCGCCGCCGCCGCCGCCGCCGCCCACCGACTGCGCGGGACCGGAGGAGGCGGAGGTGATCCGCCTCGCCAACGAAGCCCGCGGCGCGTCGCTGACCACGCTCGAGTGCGACCCGGACATGGCGCGCACGGCCCGCCTTCACAGCCAGGACATGTGCGACCAGGGCTACTTCAGCCACACCGGGCTCGACGGCCGAAGCCCCTTCGACCGCATGCGCGACGAGGGCGTCTCCTACCGGACGGCGGGCGAGAACATCGCGGCCGGGCAGCGCACGCCCGACGCGGTGCACACCGCCTGGATGAACAGCGCTGGCCACCGCCGGAACATCTTGAACGGCGCCTACGGGCGCATCGGCGTCGGCTACGTCAGCTGCGGCGGTCGCCCGTACTGGACGCAGGTCTTCGCAGACTGATGACCGGGCCATGACGCAGCGCCCTCAGGTGGCCCTCATCGGCCTCGACGCGAGCCGCAACCAGGAGCTCGCGCGCCTGCTGGTGCACGCGGGGTTCGCGCCGATCTGCTTCACCCCGGAGATGTGGACGCGCTGGCCGATGCCCGACGTGAAGCGCATCGTGTGGGCGACGGCGCTGACGGACCCGGAGCTGCTCGACGTGCTCGGCCCGGCGCCCAGCCGCCACAACACCCTCGTCATCGAGGAGCCGCATCACGTCGGCCGGGTGGCCAAGCGGCACGCGCGGATCGCCGTCTGGGCCCGGGACTACTGGGACCTCGCGGAGGAGGTGCAGGTCTGGTTGCACGGGTCGGTCACGCTCTCCCGGCGTGAGCCGAGCGTGGACGCCGCGGATGAGGCCACGTGGCACGGGCAGACGGGCGACTTCGACCGCGTCCCGCTGCGTCGGCAGTGGGCGTGGCTGTTCCTGGTGGTGGTCGTGATCGGGCTGAGCGCGGCGTTCGTCGCCTGGCCGTCGCCGCGCGCCACGCCGCGGGTGCAGCTCCCGACCGAGCCCTCGGTGGTCTCGGTGGCGGCGCCCGCGCGGGCGCGATGACCTTCTGAGTTATCGCAAGCCGTGTTTGCGGAGGATGCGGTGCAGGTACGGCCGCGCCATCTCCGCCGCGCGCGCCGCCGCGCTCACGTTCCCGCCGTGCAGCTGGAGCAGCGCGGCCGCGTAGTCTCGCTCGAAGCGCGCGAGCGCCTCGTTGCGCGCGTCGGCGTAGGGGAGGCTCGCGTCCACCCGAGACGGCTGCGCGCCATCGTGGGTCCGCCGCGGGAGGCTCTCTCCGAACGCCATCTCTCCGAAGACTGTCTCTCCGAAGACCATGCAGCGCGAGAGGTGGTTTCGCAGCTCGCGCACGTTGCCAGGCCAGCGGCCCTGCCGGAGCGTGCCCCGCAGCTCGGGCGTCAGGAGGCGATCGACGCCGCCCTGGTCGAGCCCCATCCGCCCCAGCAGCACCGCCGCGAGGCCGGGGATGTCCTCCGGGCGCTCGCGCAGCGGCGGGAGGCGCAGGTGGAAGACCGCGAGCCGATAGTAGAGGTCCTCCCGGAATCGGCTCGCGCTCACCTCCTCGCGCAGATCGCGGTTCGTCGCGGCCACGACGCGCACGTCGACGTGTCGGACCTCGGTCGCCCCGACGCGCCGGACCTCGCGCTGCTCGAGCGCGCGGAGGAGCGCGGGCTGCATCGTGAGCGGCAGCTCCCCCAGCTCGTCCAGGAAGAGCGTGCCGCCGTGGGCCGCCTCGAAGACGCCCTCGCGGCTCTCCGTCGCGCCCGTGAACGCGCCCCGCTCGTGCCCGAAGAGCTCGCTCTCCAGCAGGTTCGAGGGGATCGCGCTGCAGTCGAGCGTCACGAAGGGCCCGTCGGCGCGCGGGCTCGCCTCGTGGATCGACTGCGCCGCCTCCTCCTTGCCGGTCCCCGTCTCGCCCTCGAGCAGCACCGTGGCGTCGCTCGGCGCGATCTTCTCGAGCATGGCGAAGAGCGCGCGCATGGGCACGGACGCGCCGTACATCGTGCCGAAGTGATCGGCGCGGCTGATGGGCACGGTGTTGGTGCCGCCGAGGACCTCGAAGCGCAGCAGGGTCTTGCCGACCTTCAGCGAGCTGCCGTGCCGCAGCCACGCTCCCTCCACGCGCACGCCATCGACGTAGGTGCCGTTGCGGCTGCCGAGGTCTCTCACGAACGGGCCGCGGTCGCGGATCTCCACCTCGGCGTGGAAGCGAGACACGGTGGGATCCTCGAGCGCGAGATCGTTCTTGCGGTGCGCGCCGATGCTGCAGCGATCGGCGGTCGACTCGAAGCGCACCTCGCCCGCCTTGCCACCCGCGCCCACGAGGGCGAAGCGGCGGAACTCGACGCCCCAGCCGCCGGCGCTCGTGGCGTCGTTCGTCCAGCGATCCGGATCGTCCCAGCTCGATTGGCTCATCTCACCCCCGCTCCTCGCCCGTCTACGGCAACCACTCGGGGCCCCCCACGCCCGCGGGCCCGCTCGCCGCGACCGCGACGCCGATCACGATGGCGAGCAGCGCGGCCACCCCCGCGCCCGCGGCGATCCAGAGCCACGGCGGATCACCCCCGTCCCCCAGCGCGTCGGCCGCGAGGCGCCGGGCTGCGGAGCGCCCGACCTCGAAGCCGCCCGGACCCCGCGCGACCCCCTCGCACTCCACGCGGCCCGCGGCGGGGATGCGGAGCTCGAGATCGTTGGAGCGCACGATCTCCCGATCGTTCGCGCTGCAGGTCACGAGCGTCTCCCGCGTCAACGCGCCCGGGTCGTCCTCCACCTCGAGCGTGACCCGCAGCAGCTCCGCCCCGAGCGGCTCGATGCGGAGGCGCACCGACGGCGGGCCCCGCACCTCGCGCCGCGCGCCCTCGAAGGGCCCGAG
This genomic window contains:
- a CDS encoding CAP domain-containing protein gives rise to the protein MRRLAPLLFVLTLLSACEGRLTVEGPADPDASSVPQIMLDGSTPPPPPAGDASVPAPDAGPPPAPGCTLPPEGECSGDTARWCEGDAVREEDCTGRVCALDAGLGRHACEDPAPPPPPPPTDCAGPEEAEVIRLANEARGASLTTLECDPDMARTARLHSQDMCDQGYFSHTGLDGRSPFDRMRDEGVSYRTAGENIAAGQRTPDAVHTAWMNSAGHRRNILNGAYGRIGVGYVSCGGRPYWTQVFAD
- a CDS encoding sigma 54-interacting transcriptional regulator; protein product: MSQSSWDDPDRWTNDATSAGGWGVEFRRFALVGAGGKAGEVRFESTADRCSIGAHRKNDLALEDPTVSRFHAEVEIRDRGPFVRDLGSRNGTYVDGVRVEGAWLRHGSSLKVGKTLLRFEVLGGTNTVPISRADHFGTMYGASVPMRALFAMLEKIAPSDATVLLEGETGTGKEEAAQSIHEASPRADGPFVTLDCSAIPSNLLESELFGHERGAFTGATESREGVFEAAHGGTLFLDELGELPLTMQPALLRALEQREVRRVGATEVRHVDVRVVAATNRDLREEVSASRFREDLYYRLAVFHLRLPPLRERPEDIPGLAAVLLGRMGLDQGGVDRLLTPELRGTLRQGRWPGNVRELRNHLSRCMVFGETVFGEMAFGESLPRRTHDGAQPSRVDASLPYADARNEALARFERDYAAALLQLHGGNVSAAARAAEMARPYLHRILRKHGLR
- a CDS encoding matrixin family metalloprotease, producing the protein MRRTHLAWLVLLVTSPAHAWAPLTSSRPTWDDAHVAWSLHDRGSDDLDFATVQTDVRRGMEDWTRVSCTGFSTTYEGTTSTAPRGGDGQFIVGWVESGWSHSSSAIGVTGTRFTSSRLVEADMEMNGVHFTWTTDPGSGSRVNLYSIALHEGGHFFGLGHSSDRGAAMYFAYSGGVSTLGADDEAGICALYPGSGGGATDCATTGCPSGERCVDGSCTPDTPPAPGGDAVCAPCLENADCGGSGDYCLGYPDGNGYCGAACASAADCGGGERCSTLSNGARQCVRFVDGGASCGGAAPPPAPECAVDADCGAGERCAAGSCVPSGAGLGDPCARHDDCGAGACLAGVCTQSCDWPGGACPDGFYCDGGATGACGPGACLPGRAGPGADGDPCGAHTDCGSLHCFAGRCGTACDPSTVGACPGGGICQVGELACRGACGVTGSLGDPCAGNPDCASGLCASRDGDGFCTEICDPSSPCGPGFRCVADGAVSVCVPDGGALGQRCGGNGDCASGICAVEETRTYCTRICDPSSPCPSAMRCVPSGTPGISVCQPGGEQAEGERRGLVGSCSISGGSDGGGPLGALLVLLWLTWRAGRTRRLSPPG